A single Campylobacter ureolyticus ACS-301-V-Sch3b DNA region contains:
- a CDS encoding RNB domain-containing ribonuclease yields the protein MKLFLEQLLKGIPKNELNSKQKELIRNLKMLNAVSLYKDHYLLNDGFICGKLDISLKGTGYISVFDKKFTSDVLVENKDIQGAKQGDIVLAKLLKTKKSRKKAKILMMIEPAFATSVVYTKKVGKEIVGVNIKSGLTSKLKATQKSLKSLSLGTLLKIDNKTDEIVEVLGSIDDVWVDEKISLALYDKNDTFSSTCEDEAKSYGDAVDKSMYKDRVDLTELDFCTIDPVDAKDFDDAVYFDSKNRTLYVAIADVSEYVAPYSAIDKEAKFRGFSIYFPHKSVPMLPRNLSENICSLKPNLDRLAFCFKITLDENFSAIKEELFKAIINSKVRFNYDEVDEILKTKKYENKDILNMLLNLHKTTLNLRKIRLKKGFDFHTKELRITLDEDGNLKSTRFETSTPSHDLIEDCMLLANQAAAKRIEKGIFRNHAAIDNKKIEFLLMDLASIGIDAKFDKNIVKMVSNIQNIADEMKIREEVDKLIIKAQKKAEYAPLPEGHFGLGFDDYTHFTSPIRRYSDLILHRLLKADLENDEKLINYLLLNIDETCISLNKLEREADKVAYDFIDRKFARWAVENIGQNFICYIDENTNITTARLDDKLKGARIFITNYTCDVLTKVLVKITDADIISAKIYGRVVKKLDV from the coding sequence TTGAAACTATTTTTAGAACAACTCTTAAAAGGAATTCCAAAAAATGAGTTGAACTCAAAACAAAAAGAGTTAATTAGAAATTTAAAGATGTTAAATGCTGTAAGTTTATATAAAGATCACTACCTTTTAAATGATGGATTTATTTGTGGAAAGCTAGATATTTCGCTAAAAGGAACAGGCTATATTAGTGTATTTGACAAAAAATTTACCAGTGATGTTTTAGTGGAAAATAAAGATATTCAAGGTGCAAAGCAAGGAGATATAGTTTTAGCAAAACTTTTAAAAACAAAAAAATCAAGAAAAAAAGCTAAAATTTTAATGATGATTGAGCCAGCCTTTGCAACAAGTGTGGTTTACACAAAAAAAGTTGGCAAAGAAATTGTAGGTGTAAATATAAAAAGTGGGCTTACTTCAAAGCTAAAAGCAACACAAAAATCACTTAAAAGCCTAAGTCTTGGAACACTTTTAAAAATAGATAATAAAACTGATGAAATTGTAGAAGTTTTGGGAAGTATAGATGATGTTTGGGTTGATGAAAAAATCTCACTTGCCCTATATGATAAAAACGATACTTTTTCAAGCACTTGTGAAGATGAGGCTAAAAGCTATGGTGATGCTGTAGATAAGTCTATGTATAAAGACAGAGTTGATTTAACAGAACTAGATTTTTGCACTATTGATCCAGTTGATGCAAAAGACTTTGATGATGCTGTTTATTTTGATAGTAAAAATAGAACTTTATATGTAGCAATAGCTGATGTAAGCGAGTATGTAGCGCCCTACTCAGCCATTGATAAAGAGGCTAAATTTAGAGGATTTTCTATCTATTTTCCACATAAAAGTGTGCCAATGTTGCCAAGAAATTTAAGTGAAAATATCTGCTCTTTAAAACCAAATTTAGATCGTCTTGCATTTTGCTTTAAAATAACTTTGGACGAAAATTTTAGCGCCATAAAAGAAGAACTTTTTAAAGCTATAATTAACTCAAAAGTAAGATTTAACTACGATGAAGTTGATGAAATTTTAAAAACAAAAAAATATGAAAATAAAGATATTTTAAACATGCTTTTAAATTTACATAAAACAACTTTAAATTTAAGAAAAATAAGGCTAAAAAAAGGGTTTGATTTTCACACAAAAGAGCTTCGAATAACACTTGATGAAGATGGAAATTTAAAATCAACTAGATTTGAAACATCAACTCCAAGCCATGATTTAATAGAAGATTGCATGTTATTAGCAAATCAAGCTGCTGCCAAAAGAATAGAAAAAGGAATTTTTAGAAATCACGCAGCAATAGATAATAAAAAAATAGAATTTTTACTAATGGATTTAGCAAGCATTGGAATTGATGCAAAATTTGATAAAAATATAGTAAAGATGGTTTCAAATATACAAAATATAGCTGATGAGATGAAAATAAGAGAAGAAGTTGATAAACTTATCATTAAAGCTCAAAAAAAAGCTGAATACGCCCCACTTCCTGAAGGACATTTTGGTCTTGGATTTGATGATTATACCCATTTTACAAGCCCAATTAGACGTTATAGTGATCTTATCTTACACAGACTTTTAAAAGCCGATTTAGAAAATGATGAAAAATTAATCAACTATTTGCTTTTAAATATCGATGAAACCTGCATTAGCTTAAATAAACTTGAAAGAGAAGCCGATAAAGTTGCGTATGATTTTATAGATCGTAAATTTGCTAGATGGGCAGTAGAAAATATCGGGCAAAATTTTATTTGTTATATTGATGAAAATACAAACATAACAACCGCAAGACTTGATGATAAACTAAAAGGAGCTAGGATTTTTATCACAAATTATACTTGCGATGTTCTTACAAAAGTACTTGTTAAAATCACCGATGCTGATATAATATCTGCTAAAATTTATGGAAGAGTGGTAAAAAAACTAGATGTATAA
- the rpsF gene encoding 30S ribosomal protein S6 gives MKHYEVLFILKPTLTEDEIKERVDFVKEIITKNGGEVASVIEMGARKLAYTIDKYERGVYFVIYFTAPTSLIEELVRNLRYNEDVIRFLTVKYENKKEVAAWEKLSKGIKFSPARAPRKPRKPRVEENIEASQKEEEEVQE, from the coding sequence ATGAAACATTACGAGGTTTTATTCATCTTAAAGCCAACGCTTACAGAAGATGAGATAAAAGAAAGAGTTGATTTTGTAAAAGAAATCATTACAAAAAATGGTGGCGAAGTTGCTTCTGTTATCGAAATGGGTGCTAGAAAACTAGCCTATACAATCGATAAATACGAAAGAGGAGTTTATTTTGTTATATACTTCACAGCTCCAACATCACTAATCGAAGAACTTGTTAGAAATTTAAGATACAATGAAGATGTTATTAGATTTTTAACTGTTAAATATGAGAATAAAAAAGAAGTTGCTGCATGGGAAAAATTAAGCAAAGGTATTAAGTTTTCACCTGCAAGAGCTCCAAGAAAACCAAGAAAACCAAGAGTTGAAGAAAATATAGAAGCCTCACAAAAAGAAGAGGAAGAAGTACAAGAGTAA
- a CDS encoding single-stranded DNA-binding protein: MFNKVILVGRLTRDIELRYLNTGSALGKTGIATNRKYTANGEKKEEVCFIDITFWGKLAEIANQYLRKGSQVLVEGRLMFETWQDQNGQNRSKHSITVENMQMLGGAPNQDNTHQQNSGYGQNNYQQNSGGYGQSNRQQNFKPNNNPYQKQQSPQNKNFQQDQNNFNDDSYENIPDVDIDDMGMDGDDELPF; encoded by the coding sequence ATGTTTAATAAAGTAATATTAGTAGGTAGACTTACAAGAGATATTGAGCTTAGATATTTAAACACAGGCTCTGCTTTGGGAAAAACAGGCATAGCTACAAACAGAAAATACACAGCAAATGGCGAAAAAAAAGAAGAAGTTTGCTTTATAGATATTACTTTTTGGGGAAAACTTGCTGAGATAGCAAACCAATATCTTAGAAAAGGTAGTCAAGTTTTAGTCGAGGGAAGACTTATGTTTGAAACTTGGCAAGATCAAAATGGCCAAAACAGAAGCAAACATAGCATAACAGTTGAAAATATGCAAATGCTTGGCGGAGCACCAAATCAAGATAATACTCACCAACAAAATAGTGGATATGGTCAAAACAACTATCAACAAAACAGTGGTGGTTACGGACAAAGCAATCGTCAGCAAAATTTCAAACCAAACAATAATCCTTACCAAAAACAACAATCACCTCAAAACAAAAATTTTCAACAAGATCAAAATAACTTCAATGATGATAGTTATGAAAATATACCAGATGTTGATATTGATGATATGGGGATGGATGGCGACGATGAGTTGCCGTTTTAA
- the rpsR gene encoding 30S ribosomal protein S18, whose protein sequence is MAEKRKYARKYCRYTEAKIEFIDYKDTQLLKYCLSERFKIMPRRLTGTSKRYQEMVEKAIKRARHAALIPYIVDRENVAVNPFEIL, encoded by the coding sequence ATGGCAGAAAAAAGAAAATATGCAAGAAAATATTGCAGATATACAGAAGCAAAAATTGAGTTTATAGACTATAAAGATACACAACTTTTAAAATATTGTCTATCAGAAAGATTTAAAATTATGCCAAGAAGGCTAACAGGAACATCAAAAAGATATCAAGAAATGGTTGAAAAAGCTATAAAAAGAGCAAGACATGCAGCACTTATCCCTTATATAGTTGATAGAGAAAATGTTGCTGTAAATCCATTTGAAATTCTTTAA
- a CDS encoding replicative DNA helicase, with translation MPSNLYDLDMERAILSSILYSEDGLSEIYGMISEDDFYQKQHGDVFRAILDCVNNDEPIDSAFIKKRLENKYNEQIYNEILATNSIIDIVKYAKELKEKSIKRTLVKIAHKIPQKVNEDSNSKDMVDEISSELYALVENTGGSEIKESPQIVHELLEEIKKQKENEGKEIVGLDTGFRYLNEYTKGFKEGELIIIAARPGMGKTAFALNVIQHTLDINEGVVFFSLEMPASHLMMRMISAKTSIPLSNILTGKMDDDELSRFGDACDYMMSKKLFVYDNSYVNIHQIRTQLRKLKSKHEEISLCVIDYIGLMMSSSNFTERHLQIAEISRGLKLLARELSIPVIALSQLNRGLESRANKRPMLSDLRESGAIEQDADIILFVYRGDHYAQIEEDERKEKWLNDGKAIENYEPKFQKNANEEKAEIIVGKNRNGALGTVEVMFQQNYTRFIDASTNPISETEFKISE, from the coding sequence ATACCTTCAAATTTGTATGATTTGGATATGGAAAGAGCGATTTTAAGCTCTATTTTATACAGTGAAGATGGTCTTAGTGAAATTTATGGGATGATAAGTGAGGATGATTTTTATCAAAAACAACATGGTGATGTTTTTAGAGCTATTTTAGATTGCGTTAATAATGATGAGCCAATAGATAGTGCGTTTATTAAAAAAAGGCTTGAAAACAAATACAATGAGCAAATTTATAATGAAATTTTAGCAACAAATTCTATCATTGATATAGTAAAATATGCAAAGGAATTAAAAGAAAAAAGCATAAAAAGAACACTAGTTAAAATCGCTCATAAAATACCTCAAAAAGTAAATGAAGATAGCAACTCAAAAGATATGGTTGATGAGATAAGCTCTGAATTATATGCCTTAGTTGAAAATACAGGTGGTTCTGAAATAAAAGAATCTCCACAAATAGTTCATGAGCTTTTAGAAGAAATAAAAAAGCAAAAAGAAAATGAGGGTAAAGAAATCGTTGGGCTTGATACTGGCTTTAGGTATTTAAACGAATATACAAAAGGCTTTAAAGAAGGGGAGCTTATCATTATTGCTGCTCGCCCTGGTATGGGAAAAACAGCTTTTGCACTAAATGTTATACAGCATACTCTTGATATTAATGAAGGAGTTGTGTTTTTTTCACTTGAAATGCCAGCAAGCCACTTGATGATGAGAATGATAAGTGCAAAAACTTCAATACCTCTTTCAAATATCTTAACTGGAAAAATGGATGATGATGAACTTAGTCGTTTTGGTGATGCGTGTGACTATATGATGAGTAAAAAGCTTTTTGTTTACGATAACTCGTATGTAAATATCCACCAGATACGAACTCAACTTAGGAAGCTAAAATCAAAACATGAAGAAATTAGCCTTTGCGTGATTGACTATATCGGTTTGATGATGAGTAGTAGTAATTTTACTGAAAGGCACTTGCAAATTGCAGAAATTTCAAGAGGATTAAAGCTTCTTGCAAGAGAGCTTAGTATCCCAGTTATTGCACTTTCACAACTTAATAGAGGTTTAGAAAGTAGGGCAAATAAACGACCAATGTTAAGTGATTTAAGAGAAAGTGGAGCTATAGAGCAAGATGCGGATATTATTTTATTTGTTTATAGGGGTGATCACTACGCACAAATTGAAGAAGATGAAAGAAAAGAAAAATGGCTTAATGATGGCAAGGCTATTGAAAACTATGAGCCAAAATTTCAAAAAAATGCGAACGAGGAAAAAGCTGAGATAATAGTAGGAAAAAATAGAAATGGCGCTTTAGGAACTGTGGAAGTTATGTTTCAACAAAATTACACAAGATTTATTGACGCAAGTACAAATCCAATTAGTGAAACTGAGTTTAAAATATCTGAGTAA
- the ispG gene encoding flavodoxin-dependent (E)-4-hydroxy-3-methylbut-2-enyl-diphosphate synthase: MLENSEFYKRYKTKKLYVGNVAVGGDAKISVQSMTFSKTHNVKATLEQINRLYFAGCDIVRCAVLSVEDATALQEIKEKSPLPIIADIHFNYKHALRVAPFVDAIRINPGNIGGKERIKAVVDACKQRNLPIRIGVNSGSLEEEFEKKYGRTVDGMLASAEYNFKLLEDFDFRDIAISLKSSDVFNTMQAYRKLRNKCDYPFHLGVTEAGTTFHATIKSAIALGGLLLEGIGDTLRVSITGELEEEIKVAKAILQDSGVQRSGVNIISCPTCGRLQSDLVKAVKIVEEKTKHIKTPLNISVMGCVVNAIGEAKGADVAIAFGKGQGLVMRKGEVVAKLKEDKLVERFLEEVEDEVKKRGE; this comes from the coding sequence ATGTTAGAAAATAGTGAATTTTATAAAAGATATAAAACTAAAAAATTATATGTTGGAAATGTCGCAGTTGGAGGCGATGCTAAGATTAGCGTTCAGTCTATGACATTTTCAAAAACACATAATGTAAAAGCTACACTTGAACAAATTAATAGACTTTATTTTGCGGGATGTGATATCGTAAGATGTGCTGTTTTAAGTGTTGAAGATGCAACTGCTTTACAAGAAATTAAAGAAAAAAGTCCGCTTCCAATCATTGCTGATATTCACTTTAACTACAAACACGCTTTAAGGGTTGCGCCATTTGTTGATGCTATAAGGATAAATCCGGGAAATATCGGAGGTAAGGAGCGCATAAAAGCAGTAGTCGATGCATGCAAACAAAGGAATTTGCCAATTAGAATAGGTGTAAATTCAGGAAGCCTAGAAGAAGAGTTTGAAAAAAAATATGGAAGAACAGTTGATGGTATGCTAGCATCTGCTGAATATAACTTTAAGTTATTGGAGGATTTTGATTTTAGAGATATTGCTATTTCTTTAAAGAGTAGCGATGTTTTTAATACAATGCAAGCTTATAGAAAACTTAGAAATAAGTGTGATTATCCGTTTCATTTAGGTGTTACAGAAGCAGGAACTACTTTTCATGCAACTATAAAAAGCGCTATTGCACTTGGAGGGCTTTTGCTTGAGGGAATTGGCGATACTTTAAGAGTTAGTATTACAGGAGAGCTTGAAGAAGAGATTAAGGTTGCAAAAGCCATACTTCAAGACTCAGGCGTTCAAAGAAGTGGAGTAAATATCATAAGTTGTCCAACTTGTGGCAGGCTTCAAAGTGATTTAGTTAAAGCTGTAAAAATAGTAGAGGAAAAAACAAAGCATATAAAAACACCTTTAAATATCTCAGTTATGGGATGTGTTGTAAATGCTATTGGTGAGGCAAAAGGTGCTGATGTGGCAATAGCTTTTGGTAAAGGGCAGGGCTTAGTTATGAGAAAAGGCGAAGTTGTGGCAAAACTAAAAGAAGATAAGTTAGTTGAGAGATTTTTAGAAGAAGTTGAAGACGAGGTAAAGAAACGTGGCGAATAA
- the thiD gene encoding bifunctional hydroxymethylpyrimidine kinase/phosphomethylpyrimidine kinase — MKNVLSIAGIDPSGGAGLIADLKVFIAHEVYAMGVATSTTAQNTKGIFAMELISPKIISDGIKAIFDDIEVNAIKIGVVPSVEIIKEVAKTLREIKNLPPVVLDPVMACKNGDIWLEGEAKEYIVKELFPLATIITPNKFEAQVILKNEIKTYEDALNSAKKLLDFGSKSVFLKVGDYEGKSLDIFYDGKEILPLNTKRIKTDDTHGSGCSLSSAIASNLANGKDLKNSVICAKNYVFDAIEKSFKIGHGFNPINHFYQFY, encoded by the coding sequence ATGAAAAATGTTTTAAGTATAGCAGGGATTGATCCAAGCGGTGGAGCTGGATTAATAGCTGATTTAAAAGTATTTATAGCTCACGAAGTTTATGCCATGGGAGTTGCTACTTCTACAACAGCACAAAATACAAAAGGTATTTTTGCAATGGAGTTAATAAGTCCAAAAATTATAAGTGATGGTATAAAGGCAATTTTTGATGATATAGAAGTTAATGCTATAAAAATAGGCGTTGTGCCAAGTGTGGAAATTATAAAAGAGGTTGCAAAAACTTTGCGTGAGATAAAAAATCTACCTCCTGTTGTCCTTGATCCTGTTATGGCGTGTAAAAATGGCGATATTTGGCTTGAAGGAGAGGCAAAAGAATACATTGTAAAAGAGCTTTTTCCACTCGCAACTATCATAACACCTAATAAATTTGAAGCACAAGTTATACTTAAAAATGAAATTAAAACTTATGAAGATGCACTAAATTCAGCTAAAAAATTGCTTGATTTTGGAAGCAAAAGTGTTTTTTTAAAAGTTGGTGATTATGAGGGTAAATCACTTGATATTTTTTATGATGGAAAAGAGATTTTACCACTTAATACAAAAAGAATTAAAACTGATGATACTCATGGTTCAGGTTGTTCGCTATCAAGTGCGATTGCTTCAAATTTAGCCAATGGCAAAGATCTTAAAAATTCAGTAATTTGTGCTAAAAATTATGTATTTGATGCGATAGAAAAATCATTTAAAATAGGGCATGGCTTTAATCCAATAAATCATTTTTATCAGTTTTATTAA
- a CDS encoding DUF4230 domain-containing protein yields MDFLTLVIILVLGIVIFILFKQNKKLKKVNEKPSVDISTEIIKLKSVGELNVFKIYSKEIVTKKNSPFSGLWDSVLGWTMTKKQIAVIFEFEIDFIYDLKSKDFKIENLGNNDFKVIMPPCKYKFSITDMKIYDEKNSKFMPFLLPDSLNSLFGPSFDENEKNKLIGEAKDEIKNMSVQIINDLGTKIHSSATDTIKTLAKSFGAGNVSLEFTDKNIEKVDVKDSNIELGNELKQKFIIDKK; encoded by the coding sequence ATGGATTTTTTAACTTTAGTGATAATTTTAGTTTTAGGCATAGTTATTTTTATACTTTTTAAACAGAACAAAAAACTAAAAAAAGTTAATGAAAAACCATCTGTCGATATTTCTACTGAGATTATAAAACTTAAAAGTGTTGGTGAACTTAATGTTTTTAAAATTTACTCAAAAGAGATAGTTACTAAGAAAAATAGCCCATTTAGTGGGCTTTGGGACAGCGTATTAGGCTGGACAATGACAAAAAAGCAAATTGCAGTTATTTTTGAGTTTGAGATAGATTTTATATATGATTTAAAAAGCAAAGATTTTAAGATAGAAAATTTAGGAAATAATGATTTTAAAGTAATTATGCCACCTTGCAAATATAAATTTTCAATAACTGATATGAAAATTTATGATGAAAAAAACTCTAAATTTATGCCTTTTTTACTTCCTGATTCGCTAAATTCTTTATTTGGACCAAGCTTTGATGAGAATGAAAAAAATAAATTAATAGGCGAAGCAAAAGATGAGATTAAAAATATGTCCGTTCAAATAATTAATGATCTTGGAACTAAAATTCACAGCTCTGCAACTGATACGATAAAAACTTTAGCAAAAAGCTTTGGTGCTGGAAATGTAAGCTTAGAATTTACAGATAAAAATATAGAAAAAGTTGATGTTAAAGACAGCAATATAGAACTTGGAAATGAGTTAAAACAAAAATTTATCATAGATAAAAAATAA
- the ilvA gene encoding threonine ammonia-lyase, with protein MVDLNKIIQAKRTISGFVDETPFAVSNKLSKNYNANVYLKEENLQKTGAYKIRGAYNMISNLSQEEKAKGVIAASAGNHAQGVAISAREFGIRAVIVMPEATPLLKVSGTKALGAEVILKGDNFDEAYEYANEYAKEHSLTFVHPFDNVFVQAGQGTTALEMLDAVPDLDYIVAPVGGGGLISGVASCAKQINPNIKIIAVGAKGAPAMFNSFNAKKVVNSKSVKTIADGISVRDASPITLRHILENVDEFVQVDDEEIANAILFLLESQKIVVEGAGAVGVAALMSSKFKYPKNSKIGIILSGGNIDVQMLNIIIEKGLIKSHRKMAVSVTLVDKPGALMGLTLALKSANANIVKIDYDRFSTQIDYGDAVITITLETKGKAHQDEVCEVLNSNGYIFKKIF; from the coding sequence ATGGTTGATTTAAATAAAATAATCCAAGCAAAACGAACAATATCAGGATTTGTAGATGAGACTCCATTTGCTGTTTCTAACAAGCTTAGCAAAAATTATAACGCTAATGTTTATCTAAAAGAAGAAAATTTACAAAAAACAGGTGCTTATAAAATTCGCGGTGCTTATAATATGATTTCAAATTTAAGCCAAGAAGAAAAAGCAAAAGGTGTAATTGCTGCAAGTGCTGGAAATCACGCTCAAGGCGTTGCAATTAGCGCAAGAGAGTTTGGAATTCGTGCAGTTATCGTTATGCCAGAAGCAACACCTCTTTTAAAAGTAAGTGGCACAAAGGCTTTAGGTGCGGAAGTTATTTTAAAAGGTGATAATTTTGATGAAGCGTATGAATATGCAAATGAATATGCAAAAGAGCACTCTTTAACTTTTGTTCATCCTTTTGATAATGTTTTTGTTCAAGCAGGGCAAGGTACAACTGCTCTTGAGATGCTTGATGCGGTGCCTGATTTAGACTATATAGTAGCTCCTGTTGGTGGAGGTGGGCTAATAAGTGGAGTGGCAAGTTGTGCAAAACAAATTAACCCAAATATTAAAATAATTGCAGTTGGTGCAAAAGGTGCTCCTGCTATGTTTAATAGCTTTAATGCTAAAAAGGTAGTAAATTCAAAAAGCGTAAAAACAATTGCCGATGGCATAAGCGTTAGGGATGCAAGTCCTATTACATTAAGACATATTTTAGAAAATGTTGATGAGTTTGTTCAAGTTGATGATGAAGAGATAGCAAATGCGATTTTATTTTTACTTGAAAGCCAAAAAATAGTTGTTGAGGGTGCTGGAGCAGTTGGAGTTGCAGCGTTAATGAGTTCTAAATTTAAATATCCTAAAAATTCAAAAATCGGTATTATTTTAAGTGGTGGAAACATTGATGTTCAAATGCTTAACATAATAATTGAAAAAGGTCTTATAAAGTCTCATAGAAAGATGGCAGTCAGTGTTACACTTGTTGATAAGCCTGGTGCTTTGATGGGGCTTACTTTAGCTTTAAAAAGTGCAAATGCAAATATTGTTAAGATTGATTATGATAGATTCTCAACTCAGATTGATTATGGTGATGCGGTTATTACTATCACGCTTGAGACAAAAGGTAAGGCTCATCAAGATGAAGTTTGCGAAGTATTAAACTCAAATGGGTATATTTTTAAGAAGATTTTTTAA
- a CDS encoding DUF4298 domain-containing protein yields the protein MKISNEEKFAHITVFEKNLEFQIDTLEKLNKLLKTLKKSLKEYQKLMDYYYGKQRNDDLEADRKGDIPTDLKRAVLSEDEIYNMMIDYRESAIEMIEIATKMLRA from the coding sequence ATGAAAATTTCAAATGAGGAAAAATTCGCTCATATAACTGTCTTTGAGAAAAATTTAGAGTTTCAAATAGATACTTTAGAGAAATTAAACAAGCTTTTAAAAACATTAAAAAAGTCTTTAAAAGAGTATCAAAAGCTTATGGACTATTACTACGGTAAGCAAAGAAACGATGACCTAGAAGCCGATAGAAAAGGGGATATCCCAACAGATCTAAAAAGAGCAGTTTTAAGCGAAGATGAAATTTATAATATGATGATTGACTATAGAGAAAGCGCCATTGAGATGATAGAAATAGCAACAAAAATGCTAAGAGCCTAG
- a CDS encoding restriction endonuclease subunit S translates to MKKIDITEWKEFEIKELFTINPTKYHRLTNKDLMQDEGENPVIVNSSFNNGIGGYTNYELTEKGNVITFSDTTTSDSIFYQPNDFVGYSHVQVVKPISNIEKWNRYSLLFFTAIFKKKASLMNYDYVNKFARADALKLKVKLPIDKNGELNWDYMESFIKRLETREIESTSNLTSYLNRAEPIKIDIEKFRRFNLYDENLFEIFSGNKLDKKNMTEIRPTINFVGRSNLNNGIAAKVDRIVNLDPYEAGDMTLALGGHYLGSCFIQKEPFYTSQNVSVLRAKSNISFNCKMFIATMIFKESQLYYKAFENELNRHIKKDFSILLPVKNEKTPDWDYMDKCIENLKIKCNKKIYYI, encoded by the coding sequence ATGAAAAAAATTGACATAACTGAATGGAAAGAATTTGAAATTAAGGAATTATTTACTATAAATCCTACAAAATATCATCGATTGACAAATAAAGATTTAATGCAAGATGAAGGTGAGAATCCAGTAATAGTAAATTCTAGTTTTAATAATGGTATAGGTGGTTATACTAACTACGAACTCACTGAAAAGGGTAATGTAATAACATTTAGTGATACAACAACATCGGATAGCATTTTTTATCAACCAAATGATTTTGTAGGATATTCTCATGTTCAAGTAGTAAAACCAATTTCCAATATAGAAAAGTGGAATAGATATAGTTTATTATTTTTTACAGCAATATTTAAGAAGAAAGCTTCTTTAATGAATTATGATTATGTAAACAAATTTGCACGAGCCGATGCTTTAAAACTTAAAGTAAAATTACCAATTGATAAAAATGGAGAATTAAATTGGGATTATATGGAAAGTTTTATAAAAAGGCTTGAAACGAGAGAGATAGAGAGTACAAGCAATCTTACAAGCTATTTAAATAGAGCTGAGCCTATAAAAATTGATATAGAAAAGTTTAGAAGATTTAATTTGTATGATGAAAACTTGTTCGAAATATTTTCGGGAAATAAATTAGATAAGAAAAATATGACGGAAATAAGACCAACTATTAACTTTGTAGGAAGATCTAATCTAAACAATGGCATTGCTGCAAAGGTTGACAGGATTGTAAATTTAGATCCCTATGAAGCAGGTGATATGACACTAGCTCTTGGGGGGCATTATTTAGGCTCTTGTTTTATACAAAAAGAACCCTTTTATACAAGTCAAAATGTAAGTGTATTGAGAGCTAAAAGCAATATTTCATTTAATTGTAAGATGTTCATAGCAACTATGATTTTTAAGGAATCACAATTATATTATAAAGCTTTTGAAAATGAATTAAATAGGCACATTAAAAAAGATTTTTCTATATTACTTCCAGTAAAAAATGAAAAAACTCCTGATTGGGATTACATGGATAAGTGTATTGAAAATTTAAAAATAAAATGTAATAAAAAAATTTATTATATTTAA